The following are from one region of the Rosistilla carotiformis genome:
- a CDS encoding HEAT repeat domain-containing protein: MHRWLILLMASGFAEVCPADVVYLRGGGSLSGTVKPLEIGKQKVIVVDIGNGIQVSMTQGEVARIDREDDLIAQYQAQRVAAADKADAHWELARWCKANSLLPQYDRQVRHVIRLDPQHATARASLGYTSVNGKWVLHDELQRSQGLVHHQGKWKVPADVAMTEAEEELEIQQKQWIQTIKRLRGRVLKGGKSGDESLTELAAIEDPIASAAIGSLLVQREDPDQVRMLWVKLLSKWETAEAADALIMASLFDPEPAIREACLDRLEQFAKTRAVNTYVAMLRDNDNKKVRIAANALMAMKDPRSILPLTDALVTTHKSKTGGGPSMNSSFDRSGGGGGGFSFGGGKEKIVEQKVRNPPVLSALMTLAPDADYQYDAERWRQHFSRQMAEVSYDLRRDP, from the coding sequence ATGCATCGATGGCTCATCCTTTTAATGGCTTCCGGTTTTGCCGAGGTCTGCCCGGCCGACGTCGTTTATCTCCGGGGCGGTGGCAGCCTCTCGGGAACCGTCAAACCGCTCGAAATCGGAAAACAGAAGGTGATCGTCGTCGATATCGGCAACGGGATTCAAGTTTCCATGACCCAAGGTGAGGTCGCCCGGATCGACCGCGAGGATGATCTAATCGCCCAATACCAGGCCCAACGCGTCGCCGCGGCGGACAAAGCGGACGCGCACTGGGAACTGGCGCGATGGTGCAAAGCGAATTCCCTGCTGCCGCAGTACGATCGGCAGGTCCGGCACGTGATTCGCCTGGACCCGCAACACGCCACCGCGCGGGCCTCGTTGGGGTACACGTCGGTCAACGGTAAGTGGGTCTTGCACGATGAATTGCAACGCTCCCAAGGACTGGTGCACCATCAGGGCAAATGGAAAGTGCCCGCGGATGTGGCGATGACCGAAGCCGAAGAGGAGCTAGAAATTCAGCAGAAGCAATGGATTCAAACGATCAAGCGGCTTCGCGGCCGCGTGCTCAAAGGGGGCAAATCGGGAGACGAATCGCTGACCGAGCTCGCTGCGATCGAAGATCCCATCGCATCGGCGGCGATCGGCAGCCTGTTGGTTCAACGCGAGGATCCCGACCAAGTTCGCATGCTGTGGGTCAAGCTGCTCTCGAAATGGGAGACCGCCGAAGCGGCCGATGCGCTGATCATGGCAAGTTTGTTCGATCCCGAACCGGCGATCCGCGAAGCCTGTCTCGATCGGCTGGAACAGTTTGCCAAGACGCGAGCGGTGAACACCTACGTTGCAATGCTGCGCGACAACGACAACAAAAAGGTTCGCATCGCTGCCAACGCCCTGATGGCGATGAAGGACCCGCGATCGATCCTGCCGCTGACCGACGCCTTGGTGACCACGCACAAATCAAAGACCGGAGGCGGGCCGAGCATGAACTCCAGCTTCGACCGCAGCGGTGGCGGGGGCGGTGGTTTTTCGTTTGGGGGCGGGAAAGAAAAGATTGTCGAACAGAAGGTTCGCAATCCGCCGGTGCTGTCGGCGCTGATGACGCTCGCCCCGGACGCCGATTACCAATACGATGCGGAGCGATGGCGTCAGCACTTTTCGCGGCAGATGGCCGAGGTCTCCTACGACCTCCGCCGCGATCCCTAA
- a CDS encoding alpha/beta hydrolase, with translation MTYRSFALLLFSLCIVGTARGDDSQYKHGPDSMPREGVPQGTVTQHVWDKSKVFEGTKRRYSVYVPAQYDGSQPAALMVFQDGHAYESLTGDFRVPTVFDNLIHDGSMPVTIAVMIDPGTKKELPEKRGWKPTPSNRSFEYDTLSADYSRLLLEEILPEVSKQYKITDNPKLRAIGGISSGGICAFTAAWERPDAFGKVLSHVGSFVNIRGGHNCEALIRKTPVKPIRVFLQDGSGDLDNDHGNWPLANQEMAKSLAYKKYDYKFEYGTGGHNGKHGGAILPESLRWLWRDWKQETP, from the coding sequence ATGACGTACCGCAGCTTTGCTCTCCTTTTGTTCAGCCTTTGCATCGTGGGGACCGCCCGCGGCGATGATTCGCAATACAAGCACGGCCCCGATTCGATGCCTCGCGAGGGCGTTCCTCAAGGCACGGTAACCCAACACGTCTGGGATAAGAGCAAGGTTTTTGAAGGGACGAAGCGTCGCTACAGCGTCTACGTTCCGGCGCAATACGACGGCAGCCAGCCAGCGGCGCTGATGGTCTTTCAGGATGGGCACGCCTACGAATCGTTGACGGGCGATTTCCGGGTACCTACGGTTTTCGACAACTTGATTCACGACGGATCGATGCCGGTCACGATCGCCGTGATGATCGATCCGGGCACAAAGAAGGAACTGCCCGAGAAGCGTGGTTGGAAACCGACACCATCGAATCGCAGCTTTGAATACGACACGCTGTCGGCCGATTATTCGCGGCTGCTGTTGGAAGAGATCCTGCCGGAAGTGAGCAAGCAATACAAGATCACCGACAATCCCAAGCTGCGTGCGATCGGCGGCATCAGCTCCGGCGGGATCTGTGCCTTCACCGCGGCGTGGGAGCGTCCCGATGCGTTTGGCAAAGTGCTGAGCCACGTCGGCAGCTTCGTCAACATTCGCGGCGGTCACAACTGCGAAGCGTTGATTCGCAAGACACCCGTCAAACCGATTCGCGTCTTCCTGCAAGATGGATCGGGCGATCTCGATAACGACCACGGCAACTGGCCACTGGCAAACCAAGAGATGGCGAAATCGCTGGCCTACAAAAAGTACGACTACAAATTTGAATACGGTACCGGCGGACACAACGGAAAACATGGCGGAGCGATCCTGCCCGAATCACTCCGTTGGTTGTGGCGCGACTGGAAACAAGAGACTCCTTAG
- a CDS encoding TlpA family protein disulfide reductase, with protein MNLRMLLCAVGCTLLILAGCDSKIAGKSADTDSAATSQEATSQDAGDEAAASDEAAVELTLADWPAIEKEIAAAGKPVVVDIWSTACAPCMQEFHGLVELHDAHGEKIRCISVCIDYIGIKSKPPETYSDAVTAFLKSQKATTANYLSTTADSDIYETLELDSIPAVFIYAADGKLTKRFVDAGDDAGFTYAKDVRPFVEEMLASESL; from the coding sequence ATGAATTTGCGAATGCTGTTGTGTGCTGTTGGCTGTACTCTCTTGATCCTGGCGGGATGTGATTCGAAGATCGCGGGCAAGTCGGCAGACACCGATTCGGCGGCGACCTCGCAGGAAGCGACGTCGCAGGACGCCGGCGATGAAGCGGCTGCGTCAGACGAAGCTGCCGTCGAATTGACCCTCGCCGATTGGCCGGCGATCGAAAAAGAGATCGCTGCGGCGGGCAAGCCGGTCGTGGTCGACATCTGGAGCACCGCCTGTGCCCCCTGCATGCAGGAGTTCCACGGTTTGGTCGAACTGCACGATGCACATGGCGAGAAGATTCGCTGCATCTCGGTCTGCATCGATTACATCGGGATCAAGTCGAAGCCGCCGGAAACCTATAGCGACGCGGTCACTGCGTTTTTGAAATCGCAGAAGGCGACGACGGCAAATTACCTGTCGACCACCGCCGACAGCGATATCTACGAAACGCTGGAACTCGATTCGATTCCCGCGGTCTTTATCTACGCCGCCGATGGAAAGCTGACCAAGCGGTTTGTCGATGCGGGGGACGACGCCGGGTTCACTTACGCCAAAGATGTTCGACCTTTTGTCGAAGAAATGTTGGCATCCGAGTCGCTATAA
- a CDS encoding rhodanese-like domain-containing protein, whose protein sequence is MKSIEVTQLSKLQNNGDVELIDVRMPSEFRSVHAAGARNVPLDSLDPSSVFADRNGSRDQPLYVICQGGNRSTKACQKFIDAGFENIVNVEGGTTAWNQAGLPVVHGKKTLPLMQQVQLTAGSLVLLGAVLGYFVHPYFIGLSAFVGAGLMFAGATGTCGMASMLGKMPWNQYAGGGSCSV, encoded by the coding sequence ATGAAATCGATCGAAGTCACTCAGCTATCGAAATTGCAAAACAATGGCGACGTCGAATTGATCGACGTGCGGATGCCCAGCGAATTTCGCAGCGTGCACGCGGCCGGAGCGCGCAACGTGCCACTCGACTCATTGGATCCGAGCTCCGTTTTTGCAGACCGTAACGGATCGCGAGACCAGCCGCTGTATGTGATCTGCCAAGGAGGCAATCGTTCGACGAAAGCCTGTCAGAAGTTCATCGACGCCGGTTTCGAAAACATCGTCAACGTCGAGGGAGGAACCACGGCTTGGAACCAAGCGGGGCTGCCGGTCGTCCACGGCAAGAAGACGTTGCCGTTGATGCAGCAGGTGCAACTGACCGCCGGTTCCCTGGTGCTTCTCGGGGCCGTGTTGGGCTACTTTGTCCATCCCTACTTCATCGGCCTGTCCGCCTTTGTTGGTGCCGGACTGATGTTCGCCGGCGCGACAGGCACCTGTGGCATGGCGTCGATGCTCGGCAAGATGCCTTGGAATCAGTACGCCGGTGGTGGATCGTGTTCGGTATGA
- a CDS encoding FAD-dependent oxidoreductase, translating into MKIVIIGGVAGGASAAARARRLDENAEIVVLERGEHPSFANCGLPYYVGGKIQSRDKLLVAPVKMLRDRLRLDVRTRSEAIQIDREAHQVRVRNLDTGKETSESYDKLIIATGASPFRPPIPGVDGSRVLELRDLKDADRMHALATSGSKRAVILGAGFIGIEIAENLVRRGIAVTILELADQILPPWDCEMIGPIDAHMRQQGVDIRLGLSVESFEETSTGLRVQLTSGETLDADFAAVCIGVRPESKLAAEAGIVCGPRGGIQTTAHMQTNDPDIYAVGDVVEVECFVSKTPVQIPLAGPANRQGRIAADHIFGRDSKYRGTQGTAIVGVFEKTAAMTGLSEKILQRIGTSYEKVYIHPADHAGYYPGAEGMTLKLIFDPDTGKVLGAQAVGSSGVDKRIDIVAMAIQAGMTVDDLEEVELCYAPQYGHAKDPINMAGFVAAGVVRGDQPIVHADASLAESQEANFLLDVRSEAEFASGHIPAATNVPLESLRERIAELPRDRRIVAYCKVGQRGYMATRILMQHGFDVANLSGGYTSWLAANPSATT; encoded by the coding sequence ATGAAGATCGTGATCATTGGTGGTGTCGCCGGTGGGGCATCGGCTGCGGCCCGCGCCCGCCGACTGGACGAAAACGCGGAGATCGTCGTGCTGGAGCGAGGGGAGCATCCGTCGTTTGCAAACTGCGGCCTTCCCTATTACGTCGGCGGCAAGATTCAGTCGCGCGACAAACTGCTGGTCGCGCCAGTGAAGATGCTCCGCGACCGGCTGCGCCTGGACGTTCGCACTCGCAGCGAAGCGATTCAAATCGACCGCGAGGCGCACCAAGTTCGGGTTCGCAATCTCGACACCGGAAAGGAAACCAGCGAGTCGTACGACAAATTGATCATTGCGACCGGAGCTTCTCCGTTCCGGCCGCCGATCCCGGGCGTTGATGGTTCGCGAGTCCTCGAATTGCGCGACTTGAAAGATGCCGATCGGATGCACGCTTTGGCGACATCGGGATCGAAGCGAGCGGTGATCCTGGGGGCGGGATTTATTGGCATCGAGATCGCAGAGAATTTGGTCCGCCGCGGGATCGCCGTCACGATCCTCGAACTGGCCGACCAGATCCTGCCTCCTTGGGACTGCGAGATGATCGGGCCGATCGACGCCCACATGCGGCAGCAGGGTGTCGACATCCGACTGGGGCTTTCGGTGGAAAGCTTCGAAGAGACATCCACGGGCCTGCGCGTTCAACTGACCTCGGGCGAGACCTTGGACGCTGACTTTGCCGCCGTCTGCATCGGCGTTCGTCCCGAGAGCAAACTGGCTGCCGAAGCGGGCATCGTCTGCGGCCCTCGCGGTGGGATCCAAACGACCGCGCACATGCAGACCAACGATCCGGACATCTACGCGGTGGGAGACGTTGTCGAAGTCGAGTGCTTCGTTTCCAAGACGCCGGTGCAGATACCGCTTGCTGGCCCGGCAAATCGGCAGGGACGGATCGCTGCGGATCACATCTTCGGCCGCGATTCGAAGTACCGCGGAACGCAAGGGACAGCGATCGTCGGGGTTTTTGAAAAGACGGCGGCGATGACGGGGCTGAGCGAAAAGATTCTGCAGCGGATCGGGACGTCCTACGAAAAAGTTTACATTCACCCCGCCGATCACGCGGGCTATTATCCCGGTGCCGAAGGGATGACGTTGAAACTGATCTTCGATCCCGACACGGGCAAGGTCTTGGGAGCTCAAGCCGTTGGCAGCAGCGGGGTCGACAAACGGATCGATATCGTCGCGATGGCGATTCAGGCGGGCATGACGGTCGACGATCTGGAAGAGGTCGAACTCTGTTACGCGCCGCAGTACGGACACGCCAAAGATCCGATCAACATGGCTGGCTTTGTTGCCGCGGGAGTCGTTCGTGGCGACCAACCGATCGTACACGCCGACGCGTCGCTCGCTGAATCGCAGGAGGCGAATTTTCTGTTGGATGTTCGCAGCGAAGCCGAATTTGCGTCGGGGCACATTCCCGCTGCGACCAACGTTCCGCTGGAATCGCTGCGCGAGCGAATCGCCGAACTGCCGCGCGATCGTCGGATCGTCGCTTATTGCAAAGTCGGGCAACGCGGATACATGGCGACGCGGATCTTGATGCAACATGGATTCGACGTCGCCAACTTAAGCGGCGGGTATACTTCTTGGCTAGCCGCGAATCCATCGGCCACCACCTGA
- the fusA gene encoding elongation factor G has translation MSKLAQIRNIGIIAHIDAGKTTVTERMLYVSGMKHRVGRVDSGTTDTDDDAEEQERGITIYSACVKLKWGNYDVNLLDTPGHVDFTAEVERCLRVLDGAVVVFSAREGVEAQSETVWRQANKYGVPRVVFINKLDREGADFYAVLDDIGPRLDATPVAIQIPVGIGPAHTNNPFRGMIDLIERKFLQFDPQSEGKQVQIQEIPEEMVDDVEVYREQLLETLYGFSSDLMERAMNEQEITTDMIRAAIRESCIRGEIQPVMCGSALHGIGVQPVLDAVGHYLPSPLDRPPVTGIDPKKPDVIISRKPDLSEPMCGLVFKILPAKTGDNYWIRLYSGTLKQNSRGYVPNRDKKENIAQLWQLHASKKERDGQIESVGAGDIVCMIGPRFAITGDTICDTREIIELPSITFANTVISMAIEPENTAEKKKLSETLEMFKRQDPTFDAKENEETGQTLISGMGELHLEVIQHRLTRDFGLKVKFYKPRVNYRETIGGKAEVVGVCNRQIGANQMFARVKINVEPLDDPSATAIVLDNCPPDGGLPDEFRPIVIDELKHRLEGGGHIAGFPLSGVRVRVLGAEAAEEGSDDVAFRIAASDAFEQGLKQAGPVLLEPLMRLEITTPDDYMGDIVGDLQQRRAIIAKTESRGMMTTIIAHAPLKELFGYSSAIRSLSQGRAGASMEPYGYHAAPAEDAANFSF, from the coding sequence ATGTCTAAGCTTGCACAAATTCGCAATATCGGGATCATCGCCCACATCGATGCTGGCAAGACGACCGTGACGGAACGGATGTTGTACGTCAGCGGGATGAAGCATCGTGTCGGCCGCGTCGATTCGGGGACCACCGACACCGACGACGACGCCGAAGAACAAGAGCGTGGCATCACGATCTATTCGGCTTGCGTCAAGTTGAAGTGGGGTAATTACGACGTCAACCTGCTGGACACTCCCGGCCACGTCGACTTCACCGCCGAAGTTGAACGCTGCCTGCGTGTGCTCGATGGTGCGGTGGTCGTGTTCAGCGCACGCGAAGGGGTCGAAGCTCAAAGCGAAACCGTCTGGCGTCAAGCGAACAAATACGGCGTCCCACGCGTTGTTTTCATCAACAAGCTCGATCGCGAGGGAGCCGACTTCTACGCCGTCCTCGATGACATCGGTCCTCGCCTCGACGCGACGCCCGTCGCCATTCAGATCCCTGTGGGCATCGGCCCGGCCCACACCAACAATCCTTTTCGCGGCATGATCGACCTGATCGAACGCAAGTTCCTGCAGTTTGATCCGCAATCCGAAGGCAAGCAGGTTCAGATCCAAGAGATCCCCGAAGAGATGGTCGACGATGTCGAAGTCTATCGCGAACAACTGCTCGAGACCTTGTACGGGTTCAGCAGCGATCTGATGGAACGGGCGATGAACGAGCAAGAGATCACCACCGACATGATCCGCGCGGCGATCCGAGAATCGTGCATTCGTGGCGAGATCCAGCCGGTGATGTGCGGTTCGGCGTTGCACGGGATCGGCGTGCAGCCGGTTCTCGACGCTGTCGGACATTACCTGCCGAGCCCGCTGGACCGGCCCCCCGTAACGGGCATCGATCCCAAAAAGCCCGACGTGATCATTTCACGGAAGCCTGATTTGTCGGAACCGATGTGCGGCCTAGTGTTCAAGATCCTGCCAGCAAAAACAGGAGACAACTACTGGATTCGCCTGTACAGCGGAACACTCAAACAGAACTCGCGGGGCTACGTTCCCAACCGCGACAAGAAAGAAAACATCGCTCAATTGTGGCAGCTGCATGCTTCCAAAAAAGAGCGTGACGGACAGATTGAATCGGTCGGTGCCGGAGATATCGTCTGCATGATCGGTCCACGTTTTGCCATCACCGGCGATACGATCTGCGACACCCGTGAGATCATCGAACTGCCAAGCATCACCTTTGCAAACACGGTGATCTCGATGGCGATCGAGCCAGAGAACACCGCCGAAAAGAAGAAGTTAAGCGAGACGTTGGAGATGTTTAAGCGTCAGGATCCAACGTTCGACGCCAAAGAAAACGAAGAGACCGGCCAGACGTTGATTAGCGGGATGGGCGAATTGCACCTGGAGGTCATCCAGCACCGACTGACCCGCGACTTTGGCCTGAAGGTCAAATTCTACAAGCCGCGCGTGAATTACCGCGAGACGATCGGTGGCAAGGCGGAAGTCGTGGGCGTTTGCAATCGTCAGATCGGCGCCAACCAGATGTTTGCCCGCGTGAAGATCAACGTCGAACCGTTGGACGATCCTTCGGCAACGGCGATCGTTCTGGACAATTGCCCACCCGATGGCGGGCTACCCGATGAGTTCCGGCCGATCGTAATCGATGAATTGAAACACCGCTTGGAAGGGGGCGGACACATCGCCGGCTTCCCGCTCAGCGGAGTGCGGGTTCGCGTTCTGGGCGCCGAGGCGGCCGAAGAGGGAAGCGATGATGTCGCCTTCCGAATCGCCGCGAGCGACGCTTTCGAACAGGGACTCAAACAAGCGGGCCCCGTACTGCTGGAGCCGTTGATGCGACTCGAGATCACCACGCCCGACGATTACATGGGCGACATTGTTGGCGACCTGCAACAGCGTCGCGCGATCATCGCCAAGACCGAATCGCGAGGCATGATGACGACGATTATCGCACACGCACCGCTGAAGGAATTGTTCGGATATTCGTCAGCGATCCGTAGCCTCAGCCAAGGCCGCGCCGGTGCCAGCATGGAACCTTACGGCTACCACGCCGCCCCCGCTGAAGACGCAGCCAACTTCAGCTTCTAA
- a CDS encoding FAD-dependent oxidoreductase, with product MSPKLDDAPTKNIVLLGMGHTNADIAHRWQEDPIPGCRLTCISKFPTATYSGMLPGTLGKQFGDDEMRIDLASLAQRAGADLVLADTSGLDLDAGQIHFHDHASIPFDLLSIGVGSMPAGWAEHADSPLMVPIKPMQTFLQRLDARLHSASRSASAPLRVAVVGGGVASVEIACCLQTRAGKSDNNGPLAIEIFTSSARVADGMTPRSVDRIERLLKRRGITVQRSRRVVEVGERDLATDDGQRHAADCVIWATGAAAPPVLQQLGLQTDDRGFIATAATLQSLTDPRIFAVGDAGTILASPVPKAGVYAVRQCPVLWDNFNASIAGKPLHEFHPQSDFLKILNTGDGKALLEFGRWTAHSRWCWWLKTWIDRRFVQNFQRPN from the coding sequence GTGAGCCCGAAGCTCGACGATGCGCCAACCAAGAACATCGTTCTGCTGGGGATGGGGCACACCAATGCCGACATCGCCCATCGCTGGCAGGAGGATCCGATTCCGGGCTGCCGCCTGACCTGCATCAGCAAGTTTCCGACGGCGACCTATTCGGGGATGCTGCCGGGGACGTTAGGGAAGCAATTCGGCGACGATGAGATGCGGATCGATCTGGCCAGCCTAGCCCAACGCGCCGGAGCCGATCTCGTTTTGGCCGACACCAGCGGACTCGATCTCGATGCCGGCCAGATCCACTTTCACGATCACGCTTCGATTCCCTTCGACCTGCTCTCGATCGGCGTTGGTTCGATGCCGGCGGGTTGGGCCGAACACGCTGATTCGCCTCTGATGGTTCCGATCAAACCGATGCAGACCTTTCTGCAACGGCTCGACGCGCGACTGCACTCCGCTTCGCGATCGGCCAGCGCACCGCTGCGCGTTGCAGTCGTGGGCGGCGGCGTCGCCAGCGTCGAGATCGCGTGCTGTCTGCAGACGCGGGCTGGCAAGAGCGACAATAACGGCCCCTTGGCCATCGAAATCTTCACCAGCAGCGCGCGTGTTGCCGATGGGATGACGCCGCGCAGTGTCGATCGAATCGAGCGGCTTCTAAAACGCCGCGGGATTACCGTCCAAAGGTCGCGTCGCGTCGTCGAGGTCGGCGAGCGCGATCTGGCGACCGACGATGGCCAACGCCACGCCGCCGACTGCGTGATCTGGGCGACCGGCGCGGCCGCTCCGCCGGTGTTGCAGCAGCTCGGCCTGCAGACCGACGACCGCGGCTTCATCGCCACCGCGGCGACACTTCAGTCGCTGACCGATCCACGAATTTTTGCCGTCGGCGATGCGGGGACGATCCTCGCCTCGCCAGTTCCGAAAGCGGGAGTCTATGCGGTTCGGCAGTGCCCGGTGTTATGGGACAACTTCAATGCGTCGATCGCTGGCAAACCGTTGCACGAATTCCATCCGCAATCCGACTTCCTGAAGATACTCAATACCGGCGATGGCAAGGCCCTGTTGGAGTTCGGTCGCTGGACCGCCCACAGCCGCTGGTGCTGGTGGTTAAAAACATGGATCGATCGGCGGTTCGTACAAAACTTCCAGCGTCCCAACTAA
- a CDS encoding ArsR/SmtB family transcription factor, translating to MATAKKQTKPRGSVQDFSAAAECLKTLAHPVRLRIVQMLLHGRYTVGELAADCEIPDNVGSEHLRLLQRCGFLDSQREGRRVYYSVAEPHLSQLMACIEGRFLSE from the coding sequence ATGGCCACAGCCAAAAAACAAACGAAACCGCGCGGCAGCGTGCAAGATTTTTCCGCGGCAGCGGAATGCTTGAAGACCCTCGCCCATCCGGTTCGCCTGCGGATCGTGCAGATGTTATTGCATGGCCGCTACACCGTGGGCGAATTGGCCGCGGATTGCGAGATCCCTGACAACGTCGGCTCGGAACACCTGCGCCTGTTACAGCGCTGCGGGTTCTTAGACAGCCAACGCGAAGGACGCCGCGTCTACTACAGTGTTGCCGAACCGCACCTTTCACAATTGATGGCCTGTATCGAAGGGCGTTTCCTGAGCGAATAG
- a CDS encoding rhodanese-like domain-containing protein: protein MYRNFTTLLIVSLMLLAFDAPSASAQLSNLFGFGPKVPTISTAELNQELAAQRDAEAKSLAAGTDAPVPRFVVVDVRSEAEVNVSVIPGAITKAEYEKNRQQYQGRTVISYCTVGGRSGKYAAQLAKEGVDVKNYKGSILKWVDAKLPLVTLEGQPTNRVHTYSDRYSVPAEYEQVTK, encoded by the coding sequence ATGTATCGCAACTTCACAACTCTCCTGATCGTCTCGCTGATGTTGCTTGCGTTCGACGCGCCTTCGGCATCAGCTCAACTGAGTAACCTCTTCGGCTTCGGCCCCAAAGTGCCGACGATCAGCACCGCCGAACTGAACCAAGAACTCGCCGCGCAGCGCGATGCGGAAGCGAAATCGCTGGCCGCCGGGACCGACGCCCCGGTTCCCAGGTTTGTTGTGGTCGACGTCCGCAGCGAAGCGGAGGTCAACGTCTCGGTGATCCCGGGAGCGATCACCAAGGCCGAATACGAAAAGAACCGTCAACAATATCAAGGCCGAACCGTGATCTCCTACTGCACCGTCGGCGGCCGCAGCGGCAAGTACGCGGCACAACTGGCCAAGGAGGGCGTCGACGTGAAAAACTACAAGGGAAGCATCTTGAAGTGGGTCGACGCCAAGCTGCCGTTGGTGACGCTGGAAGGTCAACCGACCAACCGCGTCCACACCTACAGCGACCGATATAGTGTTCCCGCGGAATACGAACAGGTGACCAAGTGA
- the rpsL gene encoding 30S ribosomal protein S12, translated as MPTINQLVRKRRKLSKKVSKAPVLEKCPQRQGVCLQVRTMTPKKPNSALRKITRVRLSNGKEVTVYIPGEGHNLQEHSIVLVRGGRVRDLPGVRYQVVRGARDTLGVDGRKQARSRYGAKKS; from the coding sequence ATGCCAACGATCAACCAATTAGTACGAAAGCGTCGCAAGCTGTCGAAGAAAGTCAGCAAGGCTCCCGTTTTGGAAAAATGTCCACAACGCCAGGGCGTTTGCTTGCAAGTGCGCACGATGACGCCTAAGAAGCCAAACTCGGCTCTTCGTAAGATCACCCGTGTTCGCTTGAGCAATGGCAAAGAAGTCACCGTTTACATTCCCGGCGAAGGCCACAACCTGCAAGAGCACTCGATCGTGCTGGTTCGCGGCGGCCGCGTTCGCGATCTCCCGGGTGTTCGCTACCAAGTTGTTCGCGGTGCTCGCGATACTTTGGGCGTGGACGGACGAAAGCAAGCTCGCAGCCGTTATGGTGCGAAGAAGAGCTAG
- the rpsG gene encoding 30S ribosomal protein S7 translates to MGRITASRSQLKPDPRFNSVLVSKFVNNLMHDGKKTVALNVFYDSLEEIKRRKADLEPFEVFEQAIENVKPHIEVRSKRVGGASYQVPMQVNRSRQQALAFRWILAAIRDKKGRPTHMKLADEFLAAYNKEGTAYTKRENTHRMADANKAFAHFAW, encoded by the coding sequence ATGGGACGTATTACCGCCAGCCGTTCGCAGTTAAAGCCTGACCCCCGGTTCAACTCGGTGCTTGTCAGCAAGTTCGTCAACAACCTGATGCATGACGGCAAGAAGACTGTCGCTTTGAACGTGTTCTACGACTCGCTTGAAGAAATCAAGCGACGCAAGGCGGATCTGGAACCCTTCGAGGTTTTTGAGCAAGCGATCGAAAACGTCAAGCCACACATCGAAGTTCGCAGCAAGCGGGTCGGTGGTGCGTCGTACCAAGTGCCTATGCAGGTCAATCGCTCGCGTCAGCAAGCATTGGCGTTCCGTTGGATCTTGGCCGCGATTCGCGACAAGAAGGGTCGTCCAACCCACATGAAATTGGCCGACGAATTCTTGGCGGCATACAACAAAGAAGGCACGGCCTACACCAAGCGTGAAAACACGCACCGCATGGCTGACGCGAACAAGGCGTTCGCTCACTTTGCTTGGTAG